In a genomic window of Amblyomma americanum isolate KBUSLIRL-KWMA chromosome 4, ASM5285725v1, whole genome shotgun sequence:
- the LOC144128509 gene encoding inhibitor of growth protein 2-like gives MLQIQHSLIKSQELGDDKLQLLQQIQDLIENKVRQLDQDYRNLDHEPETREAKRSRRQRGHDDEQTPAPHPTCGRRQPKKKRRRGASNSAGHQQGHQQGQQGHQQRGGGVPSPAEPPIDPDEPTYCLCEQVSFGEMICCDNEECAIEWFHFSCVMLTTKPKGRWYCPRCRGDRSNQMKPKGS, from the coding sequence ATGCTGCAGATCCAGCACTCGCTCATCAAGTCTCAGGAGCTCGGTGACGACAAGTTGCAACTGCTGCAGCAGATCCAGGACCTGATCGAGAACAAGGTGCGCCAGCTGGACCAGGATTACCGCAACCTGGACCATGAGCCCGAGACGCGCGAGGCCAAGCGGTCACGCAGGCAACGCGGGCACGACGATGAGCAGACGCCCGCACCGCATCCCACCTGCGGCCGGCGGCAGCCCAAGAAGAAACGGCGCCGTGGGGCCTCGAATTCAGCGGGCCACCAGCAGGGGCACCAGCAGGGACAGCAGGGCCACCAGCAAAGGGGCGGCGGGGTACCGTCACCCGCAGAGCCGCCCATCGACCCCGACGAGCCCACCTATTGCCTCTGCGAGCAGGTCTCCTTCGGAGAGATGATCTGCTGCGATAACGAAGAGTGTGCGATCGAGTGGTTCCATTTCTCATGCGTCATGCTTACCACCAAGCCAAAAGGCCGGTGGTATTGCCCCCGGTGTCGAGGCGACCGCAGCAATCAGATGAAGCCTAAGGGAAGTTAG
- the Dph3 gene encoding diphthamide biosynthesis 3: MSVYHDEVEIEDFEYDDELETYFYPCPCGDRFEITKEDLLNGEEVATCPSCSLLVKVIYNQEDFIRDKDISIKAEEPAKLQATS, encoded by the exons ATGTCTGTGTACCACGACGAGGTCGAGATAGAAGACTTCGAGTACGACGACGAGCTGGAGACGTATTTCTACCCGTGCCCATGCGGAGACAGATTCGAAATAACTAAG GAGGACCTGCTGAATGGTGAAGAGGTTGCCACATGTCCCAGCTGTTCACTGCTGGTGAAGGTGATATACAATCAA GAGGACTTCATTCGAGACAAAGACATATCGATCAAGGCAGAAGAACCAGCCAAGCTTCAAGCAACCAGCTAA